TGAAATGTGTCCAGAATCGCCTCGCGCCCGTGGCCGACAACGACCGCGATATCACGAATCCCATTTTCTCTCAGACTGTCGAGGATATATGCAAGAAGGGGTCTTCCAGCAATCATGAGCATGGCCTTGGAACGGTTCGAAGTGATGGGGCGTAGACGATTTCCACGGCCAGCAGTGAGAACGAGGGCTTTCATCATGGTTCATCTCGACATGGGCTTAATGGTGCAATAAAGGTTTAGTTAGAAGAGCCAATCATGTGCTGAGTGTGAAGTAGATTCGTTGTTTTCCAGCACCCACGTTCTTCGTCTTGCCAAGTCGCATCCTGCCAATCTCGGAGGTGTTGGCCACATGAGTACCTGCACATGATGAAGCATCCCAGTCACCTATTGTCACTATCCGGAATTCACGTACATGTGCAGGGACCATCTCAAGGTAGCGCGACTGGTACCCATGCTCTTGCAGATAAGACACGGCTTCCGCGCGCGGCATGAACTGAATCCGGACTGGAAGACCCCTTGACAGTATCTCGTTGACGCTGGCTTCTATCTGTGACTTCAGTGTGTCAGGAATGTCGTTGATTGGAGAGAAGTCCGCCCGGCTCTCTCCCGGCCTTATCTGATTGCCGACTGTTTCGAGGCCATGCTCAACCTGCATGAACCTTGACAGCACATGCTGAGCCGTGTGATATCTCATGCATTCATATCGCCATGACCAGTCCACCACACCTCGTACAGTCGTTGAGGCAGACAGGGGTCTGGAGCCCTCAATGATATGACGGACTTGGCCTTCTTGGCGTCTGGTGTCTATGACATGTAGCTCAGTTGCGCCCTGCAACAGCCGGCCCCGGTCACCAGGCTGACCACCGCCCTCAGGATAGAAGGCAGTACGGTCGAGCACAATGTACGATGGAGTGGACTCCAGTACTGTCGCATCAAACTCGCGCAGATAGTTGTCCTTCATGTGCAGGAGCTCGGTCACTCGTCAATCCCTCTGATAGCCCGCCACTCTAACCACTCGTATTCTAGCCAGTCCCTCTTGTCCGCACCCATTCTTCCTTTGCGATTCGCTTCGCCTCTTCAAGCCTAGATGCGATGGCACCAAAGTCTGCTGTGTCAGCAGCTGCGTCTACAAGGTCTTCTACTTCAGACTCAGACTCTGCCTCGCTGATACCAGACAGCATGGCCTCAATCATGGACTCATCGACATGCAGTTCTCGGAGAAAGACTGCAAACGGCGCATACGAAGTCGGCATGGCAGAACCTGTGCCTTCCGCCACTTTCAGTCCGGCCGATTCCATCGATGCTCTGAAGATGTCTGCAATCACCTCACGGCGTGTCCTCACATGCGGCAGATCCAAGGGCTTTCCCTTCTTCGCCGCAGAAGCCAGCCGATCCAGCTCTCGAAGCAGAGAGACCTTCTTCTCGCCAGCCCGGCGGCCAAAGACAAAACCGATGGTGATCAAGAGTAGGCTTCCTGAAACTAGATCTGTCAGTCCGACCATCTGGATTAGCACGAGCAATCTCCTCTCTATGCAGATATCACAAGCTCGCGCACGCTATTAACTCATGTGGACGTGCCATAGATGGGGAGAACTAGCGACCTCCAGAACGAGCATGAGACACGTCAAGCGTGAGTCCTTAACACAACAGAAGCAGTCTTCATGAATTCCGTAGAGCTCGCTGCTCAGCAGATCCCAGCATTCCGCAGTGGTCATGGCTGGCTTCGACGGCTCGTAGGACAGGTGAGGGAGGTGGACAACAATGTACCACAGACGGACGTGACGGGTCTTGGGAGTTTGAAGCCACACGCATCAGGCATCTGAGCGTGACGTTAGACTCTGAACCACCAGCTTTAAGGTGATACAACCAGAGTGATGGTCGCGACGGGTGATGAAAAGTGAACCCCATACTCAGGATACTCGAAGACCTGGTTTCGGGTAGAATATCCACAGAGGAGGCAGAAAGGCTCATTCGTGCCAGAGATGCGGAGAGACTCGGTGAGTTCGCTGTGCTCGACTTGCAAAGGCAAGAACGCACCGGTGTCCCGGAAGTCATCTTAGCTGAGTGGAAGGACGAGAGTCATCTGGTGAGTATTGCTGAAACAGTGGTCAAGAGGAATGGTTTCGCACTGCTGACAAGGGTCAGTAGGTCCAAGCGTGACAGGATTCTGGAGGAACTTAGTCATCTGAGATACGAGGTTTCAGGCTCGGGAGACCATCTGACCATGCTTCTACACTCATCTGACTGGTCTCCTCCCCAGAGGGCAGGACGTATCGCGGTCATGACAGCGGGAACGTCGGACAAGCCCTATGCAGACGAGGTGAAAGCCACCGCCGAAGTAATGGGTGTCGAGGTCGTCACATTTCGCGATGTCGGAGTAGCGGGGATTCACAGACTGCTTGAGCCACTGGCGACCATTGCGAAGATGGATGTGGATGCACTGGTGGTCTTGGCTGGCATGGAGGGTGCACTTCCTACCGTTGTGGCGTCATTGGTCGACTTGCCGGTCATAGGGCTCCCTGTACCCACAGGTTACGGTCTTGGAGGCAAAGGAAAGACTGCACTGGCGTCCATGCTTCAGTCGTGCGTGCCGGGCCTTGCGGTAGTCAATATTGGCAACGGCGTCGGAGCTGGCGCATTGGCCGCACTCATCGCCAAGAGATGTGCACGGTACAGGAAACGAGAGGACCAGTCACAGACTAGTCAGTGTTGAAGTGGCGCGCAATGTCGAGGTACACATCGACGGCGAGTGGGAGCTCTGACAGCTCTATGAACTCATCTGGTTGGTGAGCCTGCTCAATCCGCCCGGGGCCGCATATCACATTAGTAATGCCAATCTTGGGTTGCAACACGGAGCAGTCAGTTCCAAAGGTCGATGCACGCGGATGTGGTGTGCGTCCAGTGACACGTTGCACAGACTCTAGGCTCGCGGTGACAATCTCAGATTCTATTGGGGTCACCACTGCAGGCTTCCCGTGCATGTACTCGACCTTAACACGGTCTGCGAGCCCAGCTGCCTCAAGCTTTGTTCGCATCTCTTCCATCACAGACTCCAGATCCTGACCCCTGACAGTCCGCATGTCAAGTAGTGCTTCGCAGTGGTCGGGAACAATGTTGATCTTGAGTCCACCTCTTATCATACCAACGCTGAAAGTGGGAGCACCCATGAGGTCATCAAGCTCATAGTAGTAGTCGGTGTCCAGCGCGGAGATTGCTTCTGCGCACAGCCGTATTGCATTGACACCATCTTCTGGTCTGGAGCCGTGGGCAGCCCTGCCTCTTGCGGTCAGTCTTGTCCAGAGCATTCCCTTCTCACCTACCAGTACATCCAAGCCCGTCGGTTCAGCACAGACACCGAACCGAACTCCCTGTAGTAGACCGCTCTTCGCCACTTCTTCCGCTCCCGAACACCCACTCTCTTCGTCGGATGTCGCAAGCATCAACAGTGGGACATGACTCTTGGTCTCGGAATACAGTATCATGGTCTCTGTGAGCGCAGCAAGAGGGCCCTTCATGTCGCATGCGCCTCTGCCGTAGAGACGACCGCCCTCGATCTCCGAGCCAAAGGGGTCATGCGCCCAGCTATCACGCGGCCCTGCCGGTACAGTGTCCATGTGCCCGTGAAGCACCAGAGGACCTTTGCTGCCTTCATGGGTCGAAAAGATGAGATTCGGTCTGGCGGAGGGACCAACAGCTACGCAACTTATGCCATATGACTCGAGGTGGTCTCGGAGGACCTTCGCCACGTCTGCCTCTCCACCGGGGGGACTCTCTGAGTTTGTAGCAATGAGATCTCTCAGAAGTCCAAGCATCCGTTTCTCATCGGTCATATTAGCTCGGATGCAGTGTTCAATTTGGGGCTAAGAATCTTGTGCGAAGCACTTTTATCGAGTGAGGGTGCATCTCCGTGACACGGTCGATGAGGCAGTTACCCCTGTCCGAGCACAAGGCGATGACGACCTAAGAGCAGGCTGAGACCGACCATTAGCCGTGCAGAACAAAGATGGGCTGAAACCTGCCCCCAGACCGATGGGGGGTCCCGATTGCTGTAGACATCTCATCCCCTTTGCCCCTTGGACCAGCACCTGATGGTACGGACTCCACATTGAGAACAAACCCAGTGCGCTTCATGCTCAATGAGAACCATCGACTGGGACAAGTCCCCAAGGGTACTGTGTTTCCCACAATGCTTCCCATGACGCAGCTCTTCAGCCTCATCAATATGGACCTCTTGAGGGAGATTGTGCAGGTTTCAGCCACATGCATCACCAGAGATGCACACGCACGGGACATCGCTCTCCGTGCGTGTCCAACGTATTCTCCTTCGCAGTATATATAGGTGGACTCTGACTTGAACCCACTCTGTTGGCTTCAAGGGCTGTCAATTCAATGAATTCATGAGATTCTCGTCAAGATAGCGCACACAAGAAGAAGAACGCAAACAACACGGACTCGCACGGATAGATGGGCTTAACTTTCGAACATTCCACCACTCTCACTGGAGCGGCAAGACTTGAGAGGAACATATGGCCGAGCGACGATTGTGCCGTTTTTCTTGGAGAAGACTACCTTCTGTTTCTCGATGTCAAGCACCATTTCCTCACCCTCCTCAATCATCTCGCCAAAACCACCCCTAAGCAGGCTCTCAACAATCCGGTCTAGCGATTCTCTGTAGTCATCAGCCATAGACATCGCCTCTCTTCCGCATACTAGATTACCTGCTTGAGGCACAATTGTCCACTCTACCACGTGCAAAGCCAGCAGATAACCCTTGTCATTATCTACTCGGTCGCATGCTTGGCTTGCTAGGGGTCATACGCGAATGGATGGCGGGCAGAATCCCTGCGTGCAACAATCTCTTGCATCGACTGCCGACACTCGATTGCTCTTCGAAGGGCGAACCTGGTTGCCCGGAAGTTGTTGAGGTGGACACGTTTCCTGTTGATTGCCTTCGGGTGCACGAATACGTTCACAGACACCGCGATGTCAGGGATCAACTCTTGCGGCAATATCTGGTCTGTCACAGTCCTCTTTATTGCATCAACAACGCCCTTCTGTGCATCCTCGTACACAATCTTCCTGTGCGTCTCGTCGGTGATGGTCACTGTCGGAGAGAATACTGTAGTGACTTCCAAGTCCTTGATTATGTGAGACGGGTGGAAGCCCTCAGAGATGACGTCTGCAGCCTCAAGCGCCGTGCGGATGGGACCGGTCTTGATACCCAGCACAAGATCCACATGAGCCACCTCAAGGCCCTCTCCGGCAAGAGCTTCGCCATGAAGGAGCGTGAGATCTGGAATCTCGTCCGGCACAATCCCGACTGCCTTTGGATACGCTTCAGCCACCAGAGACCGTCCGCCCATCCTGTAGGTCACTGGACCTCTGGGAATCAGCTGGAGGTCTTCAAGGCTGGCTCTGAGCTCGTCCATGTCGTCGTAGGTCAGGACGTCGCCCTCAAGAAGCGGGGGTCGCGCAAGACCTACAGGAATGCCCATCATGTTCAGAGCTGACTTGACAGCTAGCCCGCCGCCACGGTTCACAATCAGACGTACTGTACGCTGTATGCTCCTCTGGATTATGATTGCCTCTTTGAGGTCCCCTTGGGCCAAGGCCGCCTGCATCTTGATGTACCGATTGGGAAACAGGTTGGCACTGGCTAGGATTGCTCCATCACATCCACTTGCAAGTGCAGGAAGCGCCACCTCATCGTGGCCTATGAGGACTTGGAAGTCCTCGGGCTTGCGTACTAGGATTGTAGTGAGGTTCACCATGTCGCCGCTTGAGTCCTTTAGACCGGCGATACCATCAATCTCCCGAAGTCCGTCGAGAAGCCTCCAGTCAAGCATCACCCCCGTGACTTGCGGTATGTTGTAGAGGTATATCGGGATCTCACTATTCGCTGCGACCTTCTCGTAGTGCTCGTATACCTCTCGAGTGGAGGGCTTGATGAAGTATGGTGACACGACGAGTGCAGCACTGGCGCCAAACTCCGCGGCCCGGTGAGTGAGCTTTATTGCATCCATCGTATAGGGGGCACCTGTACCAGCCATGACCGGGACCCTTCCTTTCGCAGCCTCGCATGCAATCCTGATGGCCTCGACCTTCTCGTCAAAACGCATACTGGTAAACTCCCCGGTTGTTCCGCACGGAACAATCCCGGTTGCGCCAGCCTTTATCACGTAGTCAATCAGACCACGATACTGTGCTTCGTTGACTCCGTTCTCATCAAAGGGGGTCACGAGCGCTGGATAGACACCTTTGAAACGATACTCGCTGCTCATTGACTTCACCTCCAGACCTGGGACAGTGCCAATGACACTGCTTCCCGTGCGGATGCGGTAAGCATCCGACGATCTCGCATGTTCAAATCCACGTCGATTGCCATTACGATGACCTTGTGTTCAACATCCTGAGCAGGAATGAGTCCCCGCGCGAGATGGTCGGCCACGGCCTTGGCAGCACCAGACTGCACAGGACCGTAGAACAAGGAGGCCTGCCGCATTGATGCTATCGGTCTTGCAGGAACCATTATGCTGCTCGGACGCACTGCAAGATTGGGCTCCAGAATCACAGTCAGAGCCTCATGACCAATCTTGGGCCGGGCCAGTAGCCTCACAAAGGCCAGTCCCAGACTGCTGTCCTTCGGCCCCACGGCGATGGAAACAGAAACCGCATTGGAAACGCCCTTACCATAGGACACGCCTTGGGTAGCAGAGAACTCAACCCCCAGAGTCGGCATCAGCTTCATGATGTCAAGAGCCTTGTCCAGAGGGGTGCTCTTCATCTTCTCGACAAGTCCCAGCTTCTCCAGCTCAACTCCAATCTCATCGCGCAGCTCAGGAGTCAGAGTGCCGCCGGTGTCGAGAGGAAGGCGCGACTTCCCCGCCTTGATGCCCATCATTCTCAGTGCAGCCTTCACAGGAGGAGCGCCTCCATTCCGGGTTATGATTCTGCTCAGAGTCTGCACAGAGTGCTGAAGGCTGGCAGCCTCTTTCATCTTGCCGGCCTTGACATGCTCCATTATCTTCAGCCATATGTGGGGAATGACGTTCGCAGACGCGAGAATGGCTGCCTTTGCCCCTGCAGAGATAGCAGACAGGAAACACTCATCATGACCAATTAGCACGGGGATCTTGTTGCCAACCTTCTGAATGAGTTCCAATACGTGCGGGATGCTGCCGCTGCTGTCCTTGATTCCCACGATGTTGTCCAGCTCTGCAAGGTCCTCGACCAGTGATGAACTGAGGACGCCAAGCGTACATTGAGGAATGTTGTAAAGTATGACAGGCAGGTCGCCCCTTCTTGCTACGGCCTCGTAGTGTTCATAATAGCCTTTGTCCGTGGGTCTAAGATAGTAGGGCGATACCACAAGTGCGGCGTCACATCCGACGTCGGCCGCGTACTTTGTCAGGGCAATCGTGGCCTGAGTGCTGTTCTGGCCCGTTCCAGCAATCACGGGGACTCGACCGTCAGTGAACTCCACACAGAGTTTCAGGAGGCGCTTGCGCTCCTCAGTACGCATGTAGACGAACTCTCCGGTCGTACCGGCCGGGACCACTCCGGTTGCTCCCTTGCTTATCGTGTAGTCAATTACCTGCTTGAAGCCTTCTTCAATCAAGTCGCCGTCTTTCGTGAACGGTGTGACTAGAGCGGGCATTACCCCTGATGGCTCGAATCTCTTGGTCATGGGAATCAGCTCGGCAACCGAAGGAAGGAAATCCACGTATATAAGTTCCGCAATACCGACTTGCGCAAGATGAATATGAATGACCGTGTCAGATCCCAAACATGGAAGAATATGTCATAGCAATCACCACCTGTACGGAGTCAGAGGCCGATCGTCTTGCAAATGCGCTCATCCAAAGTCGTACATGTGCGTGTGTCAATGCCATAAGGGGAGTGACTAGCACCTACTACTGGAGAGGTGCGCTTCAGTGTGAGAAGGAGTGCATATTGGTCATGAAGACGAGGCGTGAGCTCACGGACAGGCTATATCGCACGTTGAAGGACAACCACTCCTACGAGATTCCCGAGTTCATCGTCATTGGCATCCAGCAGGGCTCCCCGGAATACCTTGCTTGGCTCTCCGAGAGCACTCTCCATCACTAGGGAGTAATGCGTGGCTGCTACACTTGGTCTAGAGGTTCATCCTCTATCCGCACCGCGTGCTGCATATCTCAGCGACTCATTGAAGTACGTTCCAATGACTTCAGCAATCGCGGGTCCTACTACATAGTTGATGTCGCCGGGGAGAAGCGCACGGACGCTCGTCTTCGAGGTGATTTTCCCCCTGCGTTTGAGATTAGTCAGAACGCGCTGGACAATGCCACGAGCCTCCTCCCAAGTGCACGGCTTGGCTGTAGGACCAATCAGTCCACTCTTGATATCCGATATTGCACGCATGACAAAGACCGAGATGTTGTCAATATCATTCGATGAAGTGACGTTCGCCTTCCCGTGAATAGTACATGCATCAGTGCTGGGGGTATCACCGCAGACCTGACACACTGGTCGTCCTCTGTTCACGTTCACGTAAAAGGACAGCAGATTGGAACACTTTGAGTCATCGGCAGCACTCCATTCAAGACCCTTCGTCCCCACTCTTGAGATGGCCCTGAAGACGGTGTGCGCCTTGGTGTATATGAACAGGAGGACATCTAGGCTCTTCTTCCTGCTTTCCGCTGCGGCCGCCTCCTCACGCTTCATATCAAGCATAAACTCCTCCTTGGCCAATATCTCACGTCGCTGTGTCCTGAGGAACCGATGCATCAGATCGTACGCAATCGCATAGTTGTCGAACTCGAGCCCGTCCAGCTTCAATGGTGAAGATACTACGCCCTCGAACACAGGACTCGGAGAGGTCTTCAGGTCTTCCGCCGCCACACTCATCTTCGTGGAAGACAGCCGAGCGTGCATCCAGCCGACAATCGTGGGGGCGTCAAGCGTGGGATGTATACACTTCATCTCATAGATTCGCATCGCCATCAGATCAATCAGCACCTCCTCACGCAGATACTGAAACTCCGACTGGGCCTCCGTGTATATGGTCTTCAGAAGCGCCTTGCCTCGGAGCAGGTCCTGTTTCGAGCGAATGTAGGTTTCCACGACTCTCGTCAGGTTGGTCAGGAGACCAATCATGAGGTGCCACACAAGGTCAAGCTTGAGGGCGACTGCGGTTTCATCGTGCAGTCTCCGCTGAGACATCTCAGATGCCGAAGTGGGACCAAGGTCGCCTAGTCCACCCGCCTGCACCATCTTTCGAGTCTCTATCAGCTGCACGACTTCCTCGGGGCTGGGAACGCGTGTCTTCTTCTGCAGCTCGTCAAGGACCTGTTTCTCAATTCCCAGGAGGCCTCTGCGGTCCTTTGTGAGCAGCTCCACAGTGATCTTGTCGAGTTCTTCAGACCGGAGGCCGCGAGCTTTCAACATGCCCTTTACAGGCCGCTCAAGTGTCTCTTCCAGCTTCTCGAGAGTCTTGAGCGAGCGTTCAATCGCCTCCAGTTCTTCTCTGCTTCTGCCTTCGCCCGGCGCGGACTCTGGTCTTGCTTCCTCCTTGTGGCGCAAGACCGTGACAAGGTCCGCAGGGTTTCTAATGCCCCCAGTACGCAAGGCAGACTGCACCTCTCCCGAGTCAATTCCGACCAAGATGCCAATCAACTCATTCACAGTCTTCGGGTTGGCCTCAATGAGTTGGGCGAGCTGCTCAGCGATGACATCGGACATACGTCGTTCAAAGTCATCGATTGTGGTCGGTGCCTCAAACTCGAGCTCGAGAGCCTCAATGACTGAGAGCTTCAACTCGTTGGCCAGACGGAAGGCGTCAATGTTCGGACGCAGTCTCGTGAACCGGTCCACTATCGCTGACGAGATCTCTCCGAGTGCCTTTGCATCGAGCGGAGGTCCTTCCTTGTGCTGTGTCTGATGAGTGAAGCGTCCTCGTGTCTTCACAATCAGCTTCTTGAGAATGCTCGTTTCAACGACCTCATGTTCATGCTCTCGGAGAAGCTCATCTCTGAGAGACATTGACGTTTCCTTGAGACCAGAGGCCTTGACATAGAGCTCCTTGCGCCACTCGTCGGCCCATCCAGTGATTATGCCAACCAAGTCCAGTACAGCGTTGGGTGAATAGTCCTTGGGAATCTTCCACACAACTTCAAGGACCTTTTCTGTGACACGAGTAATGAGATCGTGTTGCGACCCTGTGGGGCCGCCAGCCATGTCGCAGATGGCGATGTTGAACTCACAGGCCAGCCGTGCGACATGAAGCTCTTGGCTCTGCAAGTCTCCGAGAAGCTGACGAATCTCAAGCTCCAACTGCCGCCGTTCCTCTTTACCGACCTCATCCGTCTTCTGAGTGTCAAGCTCCTGCACCTCGGCCATACTGAGAAGGCGGACGCCCTGGTAGTTGTAGAGGTAGAAGCTTCCGAAGAACGACAGGATGTCTTCAAGGGGACGAGGATCCCCCAGCATCGAGGACACAAGCTGGCGGTCTCGGGGACTCCTCATGTGCGTTGCAAGTGCCTCTCTCAGAAGTGTTTCCCGTCCAGCCTCACTCATCTGTCGAGTCTTGAGCATCCATGAACTTGACATAGCATCACCTCAGGAAAGTGTCACCCACGGTGACTCGTATCTCGTCGCCACTGTACTCGTAGCTTACGAGGTACAACAGGCCGGGCGTATCCGGATTCGTCAGGTAGACTCGGGTCACTCTGGGAAGCAACCTGCTGAGACCTCGGACGACCGAGTTCATCACATATTCCATGAACCCGTTGGGAATCTCGACAGAAACCCGCGTCATGGCGGTGCTGGCCTCTGAGCTTAGTCGCTTGAGCTTCTCATGAAACTTGGACTCCATCTCTTCCTCCCTCTCGCCCATCTTCTCAATTCGTTCCGTGAGCAATGCAACAAGCTCCCGATAGTTCACGAGACTCTCCGGAGGCTGTGGTCTGGGAGGCATTGGCTGCTTCTCAAGGAGAGGGTGCTCGGCCTCGAGTCTGCGGGTTCTTGACTCCAGAGGCTCTGGAGGGGTGGGACGACTGATGTGCCTCTGAGTTGGCTCTTCGCCCGTGGGATGAAGCTGGAACTCCCTGAGTGCAGCCTCATAAGCACGCATCTCCGCTTGACAGGCTGCTTCTGTTTGACGTAGGAGTTCTTCCCGTCTTCGATTGTGTTGCTCTATTCTCGCATTCTTCTCCTCGACCTGTCTACACTCAGATTCCCATGCTGCAATGGTCTGAGCATACTCCGCCTCCAGCTTCGAGGTCTCGCTCTTCACACGGTCCACCATCGAGTGAGCTGACAAGCCAGTCCCGGCCTTCTCATGGACGTATTCTAGCAACATATGCAGACGGTCTCCCGCAGAATGTGTTTTCGAGAGTCTTATGCCCAGTTCCCGTGACCACATAGCAAGCTCACGTTTCCAGTCCTCAGACTGTTCAGGGCCGGACATCGAGATGGCATCAAGGACGGTTGTCAGCTCAAACCCAGAGGCCTGCATCACTTCTGTCAGGTTCGCTATGAAAGGCTTGGACAGCAGAGTGGCGGCAAGGTCTGGAACCACTTCGAAGACAATTCGCTCAAGCGAGCCTAGGAGTTCATTCAACGCCTCACCCCTCGGATTGAGGTGAGGTGTACTGCTGTCGGCAGACCCAAGACTGTGCGTTGCGATGATCTCGCTTCGGGCGATACTTGCAAGGTCCGCGAACTCAACAAGACTCCAGATATCAATCTTGGAGAAGACCCCTGCGACTTCGCTCAGTATCATTGACATTAGCTGCGGGAGGTCTCTCACTTCGACTCTCCTGAATGTGTTCCTAGCAAATACCGCGTTGAGTTGTGCTTGGAGTTCGTCATAGAACTTCTCAAAGAGCGTTCTATTGACCGCGTCGGTCTCTGACTGTAGCACCTCGTTTCTGAAGTCCTGAAGCGTCCCTGTCAGTGCATCCCTTGCTGCAGAGACATAGACGTACTGAACAAGCTCGCCAGCGTAGTAGCTTGCCACTCTCTTGACAAAAGCAAGAAAATACGAAACGACGCTTCCTAGTCGCCAAGCGCGCACTTCCGCATCAGAGGGGAACTGTCTTGTGATAGACGAGACCAAGACGTTCACCAGACCCTCTGCTAGCTCTCGGACAGACTTGTCCGCGGTGAGCATCTGTGGACTCCCCATCAGTGCCGCCCTGTGACCATCAATACTAAGGGTCTGGCCGGACTTCACATGCTGTTCACAGACCGAAGTCAATGTTGCGATGGACGCGTCCACAGTGTGCATCAACTTCTTGAGGGTGTCGGACATGACGCCTAGCTCACCGATGCTTATGGTGTTCCGACCCAATTGCCGGACCAGGAACTCGGTGATGGCACGGACCACTTCTGCTTCTTCCGGACTGTAGGCATACGTATTCAGTTCAGCCAAGATGGAATGTCCCAGTTCCGGAATGCGTTTCGATAGTATCTCAAGTCCGCTTGGGGTCAACACCCTCCGCTTGAAGTGTTCAATGACCTGTTTCTC
This DNA window, taken from Candidatus Thorarchaeota archaeon, encodes the following:
- a CDS encoding alanyl-tRNA editing protein is translated as MTELLHMKDNYLREFDATVLESTPSYIVLDRTAFYPEGGGQPGDRGRLLQGATELHVIDTRRQEGQVRHIIEGSRPLSASTTVRGVVDWSWRYECMRYHTAQHVLSRFMQVEHGLETVGNQIRPGESRADFSPINDIPDTLKSQIEASVNEILSRGLPVRIQFMPRAEAVSYLQEHGYQSRYLEMVPAHVREFRIVTIGDWDASSCAGTHVANTSEIGRMRLGKTKNVGAGKQRIYFTLST
- the larB gene encoding nickel pincer cofactor biosynthesis protein LarB, which encodes MLEDLVSGRISTEEAERLIRARDAERLGEFAVLDLQRQERTGVPEVILAEWKDESHLVSIAETVVKRNGFALLTRVSRSKRDRILEELSHLRYEVSGSGDHLTMLLHSSDWSPPQRAGRIAVMTAGTSDKPYADEVKATAEVMGVEVVTFRDVGVAGIHRLLEPLATIAKMDVDALVVLAGMEGALPTVVASLVDLPVIGLPVPTGYGLGGKGKTALASMLQSCVPGLAVVNIGNGVGAGALAALIAKRCARYRKREDQSQTSQC
- a CDS encoding M20 family metallopeptidase codes for the protein MTDEKRMLGLLRDLIATNSESPPGGEADVAKVLRDHLESYGISCVAVGPSARPNLIFSTHEGSKGPLVLHGHMDTVPAGPRDSWAHDPFGSEIEGGRLYGRGACDMKGPLAALTETMILYSETKSHVPLLMLATSDEESGCSGAEEVAKSGLLQGVRFGVCAEPTGLDVLVGEKGMLWTRLTARGRAAHGSRPEDGVNAIRLCAEAISALDTDYYYELDDLMGAPTFSVGMIRGGLKINIVPDHCEALLDMRTVRGQDLESVMEEMRTKLEAAGLADRVKVEYMHGKPAVVTPIESEIVTASLESVQRVTGRTPHPRASTFGTDCSVLQPKIGITNVICGPGRIEQAHQPDEFIELSELPLAVDVYLDIARHFNTD
- the dapA gene encoding 4-hydroxy-tetrahydrodipicolinate synthase; translated protein: MSSEYRFKGVYPALVTPFDENGVNEAQYRGLIDYVIKAGATGIVPCGTTGEFTSMRFDEKVEAIRIACEAAKGRVPVMAGTGAPYTMDAIKLTHRAAEFGASAALVVSPYFIKPSTREVYEHYEKVAANSEIPIYLYNIPQVTGVMLDWRLLDGLREIDGIAGLKDSSGDMVNLTTILVRKPEDFQVLIGHDEVALPALASGCDGAILASANLFPNRYIKMQAALAQGDLKEAIIIQRSIQRTVRLIVNRGGGLAVKSALNMMGIPVGLARPPLLEGDVLTYDDMDELRASLEDLQLIPRGPVTYRMGGRSLVAEAYPKAVGIVPDEIPDLTLLHGEALAGEGLEVAHVDLVLGIKTGPIRTALEAADVISEGFHPSHIIKDLEVTTVFSPTVTITDETHRKIVYEDAQKGVVDAIKRTVTDQILPQELIPDIAVSVNVFVHPKAINRKRVHLNNFRATRFALRRAIECRQSMQEIVARRDSARHPFAYDP
- the dapA gene encoding 4-hydroxy-tetrahydrodipicolinate synthase yields the protein MTKRFEPSGVMPALVTPFTKDGDLIEEGFKQVIDYTISKGATGVVPAGTTGEFVYMRTEERKRLLKLCVEFTDGRVPVIAGTGQNSTQATIALTKYAADVGCDAALVVSPYYLRPTDKGYYEHYEAVARRGDLPVILYNIPQCTLGVLSSSLVEDLAELDNIVGIKDSSGSIPHVLELIQKVGNKIPVLIGHDECFLSAISAGAKAAILASANVIPHIWLKIMEHVKAGKMKEAASLQHSVQTLSRIITRNGGAPPVKAALRMMGIKAGKSRLPLDTGGTLTPELRDEIGVELEKLGLVEKMKSTPLDKALDIMKLMPTLGVEFSATQGVSYGKGVSNAVSVSIAVGPKDSSLGLAFVRLLARPKIGHEALTVILEPNLAVRPSSIMVPARPIASMRQASLFYGPVQSGAAKAVADHLARGLIPAQDVEHKVIVMAIDVDLNMRDRRMLTASAREAVSLALSQVWR
- a CDS encoding divalent-cation tolerance protein CutA produces the protein MEEYVIAITTCTESEADRLANALIQSRTCACVNAIRGVTSTYYWRGALQCEKECILVMKTRRELTDRLYRTLKDNHSYEIPEFIVIGIQQGSPEYLAWLSESTLHH